One Ricinus communis isolate WT05 ecotype wild-type chromosome 2, ASM1957865v1, whole genome shotgun sequence DNA segment encodes these proteins:
- the LOC125369354 gene encoding metallophosphoesterase 1-like isoform X1: MDLFSCNWKPLLPLLLFAFLFVYEAWVSVPSCTVVPASSQQNDVIAVKNPGEDLKVMMVANLLLLGSKASFFDQYFRDYYMSKFFRQKSFHSLKPDMLLVLGDLSAKGFELTKTKWVSILHQFHGILGPFLELPFHVVLGDRDIGECSKLDSRSVHWISRSFPGLDSSGCGGFEISNVSFVSLNSVALLCGNNKLRFSVERTIETESLDLRMEMEGASKVMDDCGNLRELPDSFRWRENTMSSGSGPVLLVHFPLHRIANDSCMGGNGFEKATSSFLHASNALEHRGFAGSGPYDLLHTVPPNSTDYIFQALRPRIIFSAHSYEFCDHTHSDGTREVTVPAMTWKARDDPGFVIATFHGEERAVSVSYCSLVRESHVLIVYTCFLILLLTMQLMANTPQLRCFR; encoded by the exons ATGGACCTTTTCTCATGCAATTGGAAGCCATTGTTACCTCTTCTCCTCTTCGCCTTCCTTTTCGTCTACGAAGCATGGGTCTCCGTTCCTTCCTGCACCGTGGTACCTGCAAGTTCACAACAAAACGACGTTATAGCAGTGAAAAACCCGGGAGAGGATTTGAAAGTAATGATGGTCGCTAATTTGTTACTTTTAGGGTCCAAAGCTAGTTTCTTTGACCAGTATTTTAGAGATTATTACATGTCCAAGTTCTTCAGG caGAAATCTTTTCACAGTTTGAAGCCCGATATGCTGCTAGTATTGGGAGATCTTTCAGCTAAAGGATTTGAGTTGACAAAAACTAAATGGGTATCTATTTTACATCAGTTTCATGGAATTTTGGGACCATTTCTTGAGCTACCTTTTCATGTTGTTCTTGGTGATAGAGACATTGGGGAATGTAGTAAGCTTGATTCAAGGTCTGTTCATTGGATATCTAGGAGTTTTCCTGGTTTAGATTCATCTGGTTGTGGTGGTTTTGAGATTAGTAATGTTAGTTTTGTTTCACTTAATTCTGTTGCATTGCTTTGTGGAAACAATAAGTTACGGTTTAGTGTTGAAAGGACCATAGAGACAGAGAGTCTAGATCTTAGAATGGAAATGGAAGGCGCATCAAAAGTGATGGATGATTGTGGAAATCTTAGGGAATTGCCTGATAGCTTTAGGTGGAGAGAGAATACAATGTCGTCTGGATCAGGCCCCGTTCTGTTAGTTCATTTCCCCTTACACCGGATAGCAAATGACAGTTGTATGGGAGGCAACGGTTTTGAGAAAGCTACTAGCTCTTTTCTACATGCCTCAAATGCACTAGAGCACAG GGGATTCGCTGGTAGTGGACCCTATGATTTATTGCATACTGTTCCACCAAATTCTActgattatatttttcaagCTCTCAGACCAAG GATCATTTTCAGTGCACACAGCTATGAATTTTGTGATCACACTCACTCAGATGGGACACGTGAGGTGACTGTTCCTGCAATGACATGGAAAGCGAGGGATGACCCTGGTTTTGTTATTGCCACTTTCCATGGTGAAGAAAGAGCTGTAAGTGTCAGCTACTGCTCACTTGTTAGAGAATCTCATGTTCTAATAGTGTATACTTGTTTTCTGATTCTCTTACTAACGATGCAGCTTATGGCAAATACACCTCAGCTTAGATGTTTTAGATGA
- the LOC125369354 gene encoding metallophosphoesterase 1-like isoform X2, which yields MDLFSCNWKPLLPLLLFAFLFVYEAWVSVPSCTVVPASSQQNDVIAVKNPGEDLKVMMVANLLLLGSKASFFDQYFRDYYMSKFFRKSFHSLKPDMLLVLGDLSAKGFELTKTKWVSILHQFHGILGPFLELPFHVVLGDRDIGECSKLDSRSVHWISRSFPGLDSSGCGGFEISNVSFVSLNSVALLCGNNKLRFSVERTIETESLDLRMEMEGASKVMDDCGNLRELPDSFRWRENTMSSGSGPVLLVHFPLHRIANDSCMGGNGFEKATSSFLHASNALEHRGFAGSGPYDLLHTVPPNSTDYIFQALRPRIIFSAHSYEFCDHTHSDGTREVTVPAMTWKARDDPGFVIATFHGEERAVSVSYCSLVRESHVLIVYTCFLILLLTMQLMANTPQLRCFR from the exons ATGGACCTTTTCTCATGCAATTGGAAGCCATTGTTACCTCTTCTCCTCTTCGCCTTCCTTTTCGTCTACGAAGCATGGGTCTCCGTTCCTTCCTGCACCGTGGTACCTGCAAGTTCACAACAAAACGACGTTATAGCAGTGAAAAACCCGGGAGAGGATTTGAAAGTAATGATGGTCGCTAATTTGTTACTTTTAGGGTCCAAAGCTAGTTTCTTTGACCAGTATTTTAGAGATTATTACATGTCCAAGTTCTTCAGG AAATCTTTTCACAGTTTGAAGCCCGATATGCTGCTAGTATTGGGAGATCTTTCAGCTAAAGGATTTGAGTTGACAAAAACTAAATGGGTATCTATTTTACATCAGTTTCATGGAATTTTGGGACCATTTCTTGAGCTACCTTTTCATGTTGTTCTTGGTGATAGAGACATTGGGGAATGTAGTAAGCTTGATTCAAGGTCTGTTCATTGGATATCTAGGAGTTTTCCTGGTTTAGATTCATCTGGTTGTGGTGGTTTTGAGATTAGTAATGTTAGTTTTGTTTCACTTAATTCTGTTGCATTGCTTTGTGGAAACAATAAGTTACGGTTTAGTGTTGAAAGGACCATAGAGACAGAGAGTCTAGATCTTAGAATGGAAATGGAAGGCGCATCAAAAGTGATGGATGATTGTGGAAATCTTAGGGAATTGCCTGATAGCTTTAGGTGGAGAGAGAATACAATGTCGTCTGGATCAGGCCCCGTTCTGTTAGTTCATTTCCCCTTACACCGGATAGCAAATGACAGTTGTATGGGAGGCAACGGTTTTGAGAAAGCTACTAGCTCTTTTCTACATGCCTCAAATGCACTAGAGCACAG GGGATTCGCTGGTAGTGGACCCTATGATTTATTGCATACTGTTCCACCAAATTCTActgattatatttttcaagCTCTCAGACCAAG GATCATTTTCAGTGCACACAGCTATGAATTTTGTGATCACACTCACTCAGATGGGACACGTGAGGTGACTGTTCCTGCAATGACATGGAAAGCGAGGGATGACCCTGGTTTTGTTATTGCCACTTTCCATGGTGAAGAAAGAGCTGTAAGTGTCAGCTACTGCTCACTTGTTAGAGAATCTCATGTTCTAATAGTGTATACTTGTTTTCTGATTCTCTTACTAACGATGCAGCTTATGGCAAATACACCTCAGCTTAGATGTTTTAGATGA
- the LOC125369354 gene encoding metallophosphoesterase 1-like isoform X3: MDLFSCNWKPLLPLLLFAFLFVYEAWVSVPSCTVVPASSQQNDVIAVKNPGEDLKVMMVANLLLLGSKASFFDQYFRDYYMSKFFRQKSFHSLKPDMLLVLGDLSAKGFELTKTKWVSILHQFHGILGPFLELPFHVVLGDRDIGECSKLDSRSVHWISRSFPGLDSSGCGGFEISNVSFVSLNSVALLCGNNKLRFSVERTIETESLDLRMEMEGASKVMDDCGNLRELPDSFRWRENTMSSGSGPVLLVHFPLHRIANDSCMGGNGFEKATSSFLHASNALEHRGFAGSGPYDLLHTVPPNSTDYIFQALRPRIIFSAHSYEFCDHTHSDGTREVTVPAMTWKARDDPGFVIATFHGEERALMANTPQLRCFR; this comes from the exons ATGGACCTTTTCTCATGCAATTGGAAGCCATTGTTACCTCTTCTCCTCTTCGCCTTCCTTTTCGTCTACGAAGCATGGGTCTCCGTTCCTTCCTGCACCGTGGTACCTGCAAGTTCACAACAAAACGACGTTATAGCAGTGAAAAACCCGGGAGAGGATTTGAAAGTAATGATGGTCGCTAATTTGTTACTTTTAGGGTCCAAAGCTAGTTTCTTTGACCAGTATTTTAGAGATTATTACATGTCCAAGTTCTTCAGG caGAAATCTTTTCACAGTTTGAAGCCCGATATGCTGCTAGTATTGGGAGATCTTTCAGCTAAAGGATTTGAGTTGACAAAAACTAAATGGGTATCTATTTTACATCAGTTTCATGGAATTTTGGGACCATTTCTTGAGCTACCTTTTCATGTTGTTCTTGGTGATAGAGACATTGGGGAATGTAGTAAGCTTGATTCAAGGTCTGTTCATTGGATATCTAGGAGTTTTCCTGGTTTAGATTCATCTGGTTGTGGTGGTTTTGAGATTAGTAATGTTAGTTTTGTTTCACTTAATTCTGTTGCATTGCTTTGTGGAAACAATAAGTTACGGTTTAGTGTTGAAAGGACCATAGAGACAGAGAGTCTAGATCTTAGAATGGAAATGGAAGGCGCATCAAAAGTGATGGATGATTGTGGAAATCTTAGGGAATTGCCTGATAGCTTTAGGTGGAGAGAGAATACAATGTCGTCTGGATCAGGCCCCGTTCTGTTAGTTCATTTCCCCTTACACCGGATAGCAAATGACAGTTGTATGGGAGGCAACGGTTTTGAGAAAGCTACTAGCTCTTTTCTACATGCCTCAAATGCACTAGAGCACAG GGGATTCGCTGGTAGTGGACCCTATGATTTATTGCATACTGTTCCACCAAATTCTActgattatatttttcaagCTCTCAGACCAAG GATCATTTTCAGTGCACACAGCTATGAATTTTGTGATCACACTCACTCAGATGGGACACGTGAGGTGACTGTTCCTGCAATGACATGGAAAGCGAGGGATGACCCTGGTTTTGTTATTGCCACTTTCCATGGTGAAGAAAGAGCT CTTATGGCAAATACACCTCAGCTTAGATGTTTTAGATGA
- the LOC8263038 gene encoding LOW QUALITY PROTEIN: probable beta-D-xylosidase 7 (The sequence of the model RefSeq protein was modified relative to this genomic sequence to represent the inferred CDS: inserted 10 bases in 9 codons; substituted 2 bases at 2 genomic stop codons), producing the protein MKLRKISLLTLFHLTSFLIFIFADSAPQPPFSCDYSNPSTKSYLFCQTSLPISQRAKDLVSRLTLDEKISQLVDTAPSIPRLGVPAYRWWSEALHGVAFLPDVSERQGIHFNGTIRSATSFPQVIITAASFDTKLWYRIGQVTGKEARAIYNAGQAIGMTFWAPNINIFRDPRWGRGQETPGEDPMVTGKYAVSFVRGVQGDSFEGGVLESNXQASACCKHFTAYDLXKWNGTNRFIFNAQVTKQDLADTYQPPFQSCIQEGXASGIMCAYNQVNGVPNCADYNLLTKTARGQWDFHGYITSDCDAVSIIHDDQGYAKEPEDAVADVLKAGMDVNCGNYLKNYTKSAVRKKKVSESEIDRALHNLFSIRMRLGLFNGNPTKLPYGDISADQVCSQEHQAVALEAARDGIVLLKNSNQLLPLSKXKTTSLAIIGPNADNSTILVGNYAGXPCKTVTPFQGLQNYIKTTKYHPGCSTVACSSAAIDQAIKIAKEADQVVLVMGLDQTQEREEHDRVDLVLPGXQQELIISVARAAKKPVVLVLLCGGPVDIXFAKYDRNIGGILWAGYPGEAGGIALAEIIFGNHNPGGRLPVTWYPQDFTKVPMTDMRMRPQPSSGYPGRTYRFYKGXKVFEFGYGLSYSNYSYELVSVTQNKISLRSSIDQKAENSSPIGYKTISEIEAELCERSKFSVTVRVKNQGEMTGKHPVLLXHEARXAWKWRANXKLIAFQSVKLNAGENAEIEYKVNPCEHLSRANEDGLMVMEEGSQYLLVGDKEYPINITI; encoded by the exons atgaAGCTCAGAAAGATCTCTCTTCTAACCCTATTCCACCTTACTTCCTTCCTCATCTTTATCTTTGCAGACTCGGCTCCTCAGCCTCCATTTTCTTGTGACTATTCTAACCCATCAACAAAATCATATCTTTTTTGCCAAACCTCACTACCCATAAGCCAAAGAGCGAAGGACCTTGTATCTAGACTAACATTGGATGAGAAAATCTCCCAACTTGTTGACACAGCACCTTCAATTCCCCGGCTTGGTGTCCCTGCCTATAGGTGGTGGTCTGAAGCATTACATGGAGTAGCTTTCTTGCCTGATGTCAGCGAAAGACAAGGCATCCATTTCAATGGAACCATTAGGTCTGCCACCAGCTTCCCTCAGGTCATTATTACTGCTGCTTCATTTGATACCAAACTTTGGTATCGCATTGGTCAA GTGACTGGAAAAGAAGCACGAGCTATATATAATGCTGGACAAGCCATAGGCATGACATTTTGGGCACCAaacattaatatatttagagaTCCAAGATGGGGAAGAGGGCAAGAAACACCTGGAGAAGATCCAATGGTTACAGGGAAATATGCAGTGTCTTTTGTTAGAGGAGTTCAAGGTGATTCTTTTGAAGGAGGAGTTCTTGAGAGCA TTCAAGCTTCGGCTTGCTGTAAGCATTTTACTGCTTATGATT GAAAATGGAATGGCACTAACAGGTTCATCTTTAATGCTCAA GTCACGAAACAGGACTTGGCTGATACATATCAGCCTCCATTTCAAAGTTGCATTCAAGAAG AAGCAAGTGGGATAATGTGTGCTTACAATCAAGTTAATGGAGTCCCAAATTGTGCAGATTACAATCTTTTAACTAAAACAGCCAGAGGACAGTGGGATTTCCACGG GTATATCACGTCTGATTGCGATGCAGTATCTATCATCCATGATGATCAGGGGTACGCTAAAGAACCAGAAGATGCAGTTGCAGATGTGCTTAAAGCAG GGATGGATGTGAACTGCGGTAATTATTTGAAGAACTACACCAAATCAGCTGTCAGAAAGAAGAAAGTGTCTGAATCTGAAATAGACAGAGCCCTTCACAACCTCTTCTCTATTAGAATGAGGCTAGGATTATTCAATGGCAATCCAACAAAACTGCCTTATGGCGACATTAGTGCAGATCAAGTTTGTTCTCAGGAGCATCAAGCTGTAGCCCTTGAAGCAGCTCGAGATGGCATTGTTCTGCTAAAGAACTCTAATCAGCTTCTCCCtctttcaa tcaaaaccaCTTCCCTTGCAATTATTGGCCCCAATGCTGACAATTCAACCATACTTGTTGGAAACTATGCAG CCCCATGCAAAACTGTTACACCATTTCAAGGATTGCAGAATTACATTAAGACCACCAAGTATCACCCAGGTTGCAGTACAGTGGCTTGTTCTTCAGCTGCAATTGACCAAGCAATAAAGATAGCGAAAGAGGCAGACCAAGTGGTGTTAGTCATGGGACTAGATCAAACCCAAGAAAGGGAAGAACATGATCGTGTGGACTTGGTGCTCCCAG AGCAGCAAGAGCTAATAATTAGTGTTGCACGAGCTGCAAAGAAACCTGTTGTTCTGGTGCTTCTATGTGGAGGACCAGTAGACA TCTTTGCCAAATATGATCGCAATATTGGAGGCATTTTGTGGGCTGGTTATCCAGGCGAAGCTGGAGGAATTGCACTTGCAGAAATCATCTTTGGTAATCACAACCCAG GAGGCAGATTACCAGTGACGTGGTATCCACAAGATTTCACAAAGGTACCGATGACAGACATGAGGATGCGGCCTCAACCATCTTCAGGTTATCCTGGCCGCACTTACAGGTTCTATAAAG AAAAGGTTTTTGAATTTGGCTATGGTCTAAGTTACTCAAACTATTCTTATGAGCTTGTCTCTGTTACACAAAACAAGATCTCTTTGAGGTCATCAATTGATCAAAAGGCTGAGAACTCAAGTCCCATCGGTTACAAGACAATTTCAGAGATAGAGGCAGAACTCTGTGAAAGGAGCAAGTTTTCAGTTACTGTAAGAGTTAAGAATCAGGGCGAGATGACAGGCAAGCATCCAGTATTACT TCATGAGGCAAGATAAGCCTGGAAGTGGAGGGCCAATTAAAAGTTGATTGCATTCCAAAGTGTAAAACTTAATGCAGGAGAGAATGCTGAAATTGAATATAAGGTAAACCCTTGTGAGCACCTTAGCAGAGCCAATGAAGATGGTTTGATGGTGATGGAAGAAGGGTCTCAATACTTGCTTGTTGGAGATAAAGAGTATCCGATTAACATAACTATTtga